From Rhizobium sp. Pop5:
ATGATTGCCCTCGAGTATGTGCAGCGCCGTCGTGACACTCGGACGCCTGACCGCCAGCATCAGGGCGATGAACTCGTGCGTCAGCGCAAGCTTGTCGCCGTCGATCCTGTCGTGACACATCAGGATCCAGCGCGCCAGCCGCTCGTTGATCTCGTGAACCGCATTGGAGAGCGCGGTGAAACCGGCCTGGGTTGCAAGGACATGGACGGTCTTGTGCAGCAGGCCTGCGAAAACCGGCTGCGTCTTCATCAGATCCGCGAGCGTGCGCTGCGGCAGCCGATAGGCGAAGCCGGGCACCTGCACGGTAACTTCCGATACGCTGATACCGGCATCGATCGCCGCGGCGACCGGCGCAAATCCATCGCGGCCGAACAAGCCCGCTTCGACGCGGTTGCCCTCGGGCGAGATGTTGATGACCGAGCCTACTCCCGAGCACGGGAAATAGACCTGCTCGATCGGCGCATTCGCATGGACGATGATGAAACCGCTCGGTATGGCGCAGGGTTCGAGGTGAGGGGCAACGGCCGCGTATTCCTCCTCCGGCAAGAGGGCCAGCAGACGATTCTCCTTGGGGTGCATCATTTCCGCCAATGTTCGCCCTCCGGTAAGTGCGGGGCGGCCGCAGGCAGTATCATCGATTCCAGGTCGCGATCGCCGGATCGCCAATCGGGCTCGCCATTCTAACCCGCAGAGCCGCCATTGGTTCCCGCATCGCGCGGCCGCCGACCCATCCTTTCCCAAGCGCAAAACCGGCCGCGCGGCCGCATTTGCGGCATTGCGGGCGGGTTGCCTTCGCTGGTCGCCGCCGCCGGCGGTCTGTACGTTATTGCACAATGTATTGCTCAACGATTCTATATGGTTAGGTTCGCCCGCAACGGGGGTCGCATTCTCATTGATGCGCGGACTGATATGGATGACCGAGAATTGATTTTCCGAAATGAACTTTTGCGTGCCATGGGACCGCAGGAGCTTGAACTCCTGCGACCGCATCTGGAGCCTGTCGACCTGGAGGTTCCCTTGATCCTTGAAACGGAGAACAGC
This genomic window contains:
- a CDS encoding Crp/Fnr family transcriptional regulator produces the protein MMHPKENRLLALLPEEEYAAVAPHLEPCAIPSGFIIVHANAPIEQVYFPCSGVGSVINISPEGNRVEAGLFGRDGFAPVAAAIDAGISVSEVTVQVPGFAYRLPQRTLADLMKTQPVFAGLLHKTVHVLATQAGFTALSNAVHEINERLARWILMCHDRIDGDKLALTHEFIALMLAVRRPSVTTALHILEGNHFIRSVRGLVIVRDRAGLEEFASDAYGKAEAEYERLIGPLRRSKRPSLTPQPHVSKTG